GGAGAAGGCGCGGACTGGAACGCTCGGCTGCAAGCGGCCGTGGAGGCTCTGTGAAGTACGTGGTTCGGTTTCCGGTCGACGATCGGGAGTTGTCCGCGTTGCATGCGGCCGCGTTCGGTACTTCACCGGAGGTGGACCCGTGGCGCGAGCGGCTGGAACGGTGGGCGCTGACCTGGGTAGGGGCCTTTAGCAACGATCAACTGGTCGGATTCGTCCAGGTCTGCTGGGACGGCGGCGCGCATGCCTTCGTGCTGGACACTTCCGTACACCCGGACCACGAACGCCAGGGGATCGGCAAACAGCTCGTGTTGACCGCGGCCGAGGAGTCTCGTGCAGCCGGATGTGAATGGCTGCACGTCGACTTCGATCCACACCTGACCGCGTTCTACTTCGACGCCTGCGGCTTCCGTCCAACCGACGCGGGGCTGATCAGGCTCCGCTGAACGCCCGGCCGCTCGGCTTTCGCTGAACGCCCGGCCGCTCGGCTTTCGCTGAACGCGGGGCCGCTCAGGCTTCGCTGACGGTCAGGCCCTCGGTTGAGATGCACGACGTCAGGCAGCGTTCCTTCGCGTCGCCGAGCAAGTCGGCGGTCCAGGTCGTGAAGCCGCCGTCGCCGAGCTCGGTACCACCTCGGCCGATGCCAAGCGCGATGCCGGCGTAGTACGCGGCGCCCTTCGTACGCGCGGGGTCTTCGGTGAGCGCGACGTCGAGCGCCGGGCGGACCGTGTCCTCGATTCGGTCCCGCACGGCCGACTGCTTGAAGGACGTGAACGTCAGCTCGGCCTTTTCACCCAGTACGGCGTGCCAGAAGCGGAGGTGGTCGATCAGCAGATCCGCCTCGGTACGGCCCGATCCCGTGTCGCGGGCGCTCGACACCAGCACGAACAGCTCGAAATGCGCGGTCATCCACGGTGCATCGAACGCTTGTGCGCGGACGACTCGCTGGCATGCGGCCAGGTGTACGCGGTCCTGCCCCGCGCGGCGGCGGACCGCGGCCTCGATCGCCAGCTCGTTGGTCGGATCACTCGCCACCTCGGTGCCACGAACCGTACTGACCACTTGATGCTGATTGATCGGCGCGACCACCGACGACGTACCAAGCGGGGTGAGCGGCGACAGCTGTACACCGGCGAACTTCTCCGGCAGCAGCTCCCACAACCGCTGCTGCGTCTTCACCAACTGCCGCGGATCGATGCTCGACGGCCGCACGAACCGGTCCTGCTGCCAGCGCCGCAGCAGCCGCGCCGGGCTCACTGTCGCGACACGCTCCCGCGTGACGTCGAGCAGGACGGACTGCAGCTCCGACTGGCTCAACCCGCCGACGAGGGCTTCCCGGCTGCCCTCCGGCAGCTTCGCCCAGAACCGTTCGCTCACCTGTCCCATCGCTCTACTCTGACCGAAAATCGCTCGGGTGCGCGCGCCATTTACCAGGTATCGTCGACTCCATGAGACTGCCGAGTCCACACCTTTGACGCTCTGACCGAAGCCTGTCGGCCCGGATCGTCGCGTTCGAGGCACTGCGCGACTTCATCCCCCTGTACCCGCTGTACCAGCTGCTCTTCCACCATCACGGGTTGTCGGCTGCCCAGATTTCGACGCTGTTCGTGATCTGGTCCGCGACCGGGTTCGTGCTCGAAGTGCCCTCCGGCGCGTGGGCGGACACGTACTCGCGGCGCAAGCTGCTGATCCTCGGCGCACTGCTGAGCGGACTCGGGTACGCGGCGTGGATCACGATCCCGTCCTTCACCGGCTTCGCGCTCGGCTTCGTCCTCTGGGGTACGTCGAGCGCCTTGATCTCGGGTACGTACGAAGCATTCGCGTACGACGAACTCGCCGCCCGCGATCGTACCGAGCACTTCCCGACGCTACTGAGCCGCGCTCGCTCCGCCGGGTTCGTGATGAACCTGTCGGCAACCCTGCTGGCCGCACCGCTGTTCGACCTCGGTGGGTACGTGCTGGCCGGGGTGGTGAGTGTGGTGAGCTGCCTCGCGCAAGCGGCCGTCGCCTGGTCGCTGCCGGAGACCCGGCCGGTGGAGAACGCCCGCGAGGCCGCCGAGCCCGGCGTGAAAGCTGCCTTCGGCAACTACCTCCACATGCTCCGGGCCGGTGTGTCCGAGGTGGCGTCGACGGGGCTGGTTCGGCGTGCGGTACTGCTCGTCGCGCTGCTCGGCGGATTCCTGGCGTTCGACGAGTACTTCCCGTTGCTGGCCAGCGATACCGGTGCGTCGACGGGCACGATCCCGCTGCTGATCGCGGGTACGGTTGCCGCGCAGGCGATCGGCGGCGCGCTCGCCGGGCCGGCGTACAAGTTGCCCGCAGCAATGTTTTCGGCCGGTCTGGTGCTGACCGCGGTGCTGATCGCGAGCGGGGCGCTGAGCCTGTCGGCCTGGGGTTTCCTGCCGATCGCGCTCGGGTACGGCCTGATGCAGCTGGTGATCGTGGTGTCCGAGGCGCGGCTGCAGGGCGCCATCACCGGACCGGCGCGGGCGACCGTCACCTCCGTCTCCGGCCTGTTCGCCGAGGTTTCCGCGATCGCCGTGTACGCCGGGTTTGCGGTCGGATCGCTCTGGTACTCGATGGCCATCCTGGTCGCTGCGTTGACGATCCCCGTGCTGCTGTCTGCCTTCGTAGTACCGCTCGCGCTGCCGGCACCGCGTGGCTCGGCTGAGATGTCCGATGCTTCTGGTTAGCGCTGACGCGCGGCGATGCCTGCGGTCACGGTTGCCAGGCCTGATTCGAAACCGCTGTCGAAGTCGTAGGCGAGTCCGGTTTCGCCGAGTTCGCCGACGATGCGGGTCAGGGTCGGTGCCTTGCCGGGCGGGAGCTCGTTGACGCGGGCGATCAGGTCGGGGGCGAGTTCGAACGTCTCGGCGCGGACGGACGCTTCGCCGAGGCTGAAGCCGTGGATGAAGTCGATCAGGGTGTTGGCCGCCTCGAAGATCTCACGGGGTGACAAGCCTGCCTGGTCCAGGGCGCGGTAGAAGGGTTCCATCGTGGCTACGACGACGCCGGAGACTGCTGAGGTGTCGGCGAGGACCTGGAGTGCGAGGTTCGGGTGGGCACGCAGACCGTTGCGGTAGGCGCGTGCGGATTCTTTGAGCTGCTCCTGCCACGACATCACCGCAGCCTCGGCCGGAACAGCCGCCTCGGCCGAGACAGCCGCCTCGGCCGGGGTCAGGTCGGCGAAGACCAGTTCGGCCAGGCCGGCCAGGACTGCTGACTTGTTCGGCAGGTGGTGGTACAGCGACATCGGGTTGACCTGCAACGTCGCCGCGAGCCGGCGCATGGTCAGCGCGTCGATGCCCTCGTCGTCGACGATCCGCAGCGCCGCCGTCAGGATCGCCTCCCGGCTCAGCCGCTCCTCCCCGGCGCGGGGACGACCGGACCGTTTGCCTGGATTAACCATACGACGTATGATACATAATCATACAACGTATGAATAAAGGAGCTGGGATGCAGTCGTTGGCGGGGAAGGTGGCGCTGGTCGCCGGTGCGACCCGGGCGGCCGGGCGTGGGATCGCGGTCGAGCTCGGCGCGGCCGGAGCAACCGTGTACGTGACCGGGCGGACCACCCGGGACCGGCAGTCCGAGATGGGCCGGCCGGAAACGATCGAAGACACCGCCGAGCTGGTCGACCAGGCGGGCGGTCGCGGCATCGCCGTACCGGTCGATCATCTGGACCCCGAACAGGTACGCGGCCTGGTCGAGCGGATCGAGCGCGAACAGGGCGCTCTGCACATCCTCGTGAACGACATCTGGGGACAGAGCAGCGAGCCCGAGTGGGACAAGCCGGTCTGGGAGAGCGACCTCGAGAGCGGCCTGCGGTTGCTACAGCTCGGCGTCAACACGCACGCGATCACCAGCCACTTCGCGCTGCCGTTGCTGATCAAGACACCCGGCGGTCTGGTGGTCGAGATGACCGACGGAACGAACGAGTACAACGCGGAGAACTATCGCGTGTCCTTCTTCTACGACGTCGCGAAAGGCGCGGTCAGCCGAATGGCGTACGCGCTCGCGCACGAACTGGACAAGTACGACGGCACGGCGGTGCTGCTCACGCCCGGGTGGCTGCGGTCCGAGGCGATGCTCGAAGGGTTCGGCGTCCGCGAGGAGAACTGGCGGGACGCGACCGAGAAAATCCCGCACTTCGCGATCTCCGAAAGCCCGTCGTACGTCGGCCGGGCGGTGGCCGCGCTCGCGGGCGATCCCGACGTACGCCGCTGGAACGGCAAGTCCACGTCCAGTGGAGAGCTCGCGCGGCGCTACGGTTTCACCGATCTCGACGGCAGCCGCCCGGACGCCTGGCGCTACATCGTCGACGTCCAGGACCCCGGCAAACCCGCCGACACCACCGGCTACCGCTGAACCCGGTACGGCGGACACACCTCCCGCCCGTCCCCACCCGAGACCCCAGCTTCGATCCGCCAACCATCCGCACGATGGGTGGTTTCGGGTTGGACTTTCAGGGTCGGGTGCGGGTGGGCGGCCGCGATCGGGACGCCGGTCGCGGCCGCCAAGGCGAGCAGCTCGCGGCGTGACGTCGCGGCGACCGCCGGGTCGCGCTCGTACACATAGCTGAGCTCCGGCCACCGCGCCTGCGCCGGATGTACGAACGCATCCCCAGCCAGCACGGCCCGCTCAGTGACGACCGCCTGATGCCCAGGCGTATGCCCCGGCGTCGGCAGCAGCCTCATCCCACGCAGCCGCGTCTCCCCGTCCACCACCCGCAACTGCCCGGCGTCCTCGATCGGCCGAATCCTGCTCAGGTACGTCGGCCCGCCGCGCACATGCTCCAGCTCAGCCCGCTGCACCACATACTCCGCCCGCGGAAACGTCGGCCGTACGCCATCACTGGCCCACCCGACATGATCCAGATGCACATGCGTCAGCACGACCGCATCCACATCCGTCACCTCCACCCCCACCTGCGCCAGCAACCGCGGCAACCGCCCACTCACCCCCAACCACTCAGCCGCCTCCCCACCCACCGGCCCCACGCCGGCATCAACCAACGTCACCCCCGACCCATCCACCACCAGGTAACTATGAAAATGCAACCACCACCCCACCGACCCCACATTCCCCGGCGCCACCCCCAAACTCCACTCCACCTGCTCGTCCCCCCACCCCCCAAACCCCACCCCCTCCGGAAAAACTCCCACCGCATCACACAACACCGTCACATCCATGAGAAACCTCCCGGCAGCGCACTCTACGGTCGCAGGACAGCTCGATCCGGCGATCGAAGTGAGGTGCTCCCTGTGGACAACTAGGGGAGGAGCATCCAGGTGGCGAGGGTGGTCATCAGGAGGGCGATGGTGGTGTCCAGGATTTGCCAGGAGCGGGTGCGGGCGAAGAAGGGGGAGAGGTTGCGGGAGAGGAAGCCGAGGGCGAAGAACCAGGTGAAGCTGGCGGTGACGGCGCCCAGGCCGTAGAGCCAGCGGCCGTCGGAGCCGCGTTGGTTGGCGAGGGAGCCGAGGAGGACGACGGTGTCCAGGTAGACGTGCGGGTTCAGGTAGGTAAATCCCAGGCAGGTCAGTACGACGGTGCCGAGCGCGGCGGGTGCATGGTCGGAGGGTGCGATCGCGCTGGGGTGGAAGGCCCGCTTCGCGGCGACGATCGCGTACGCGTAGAGGAACGTGGCGCCGCCGAACTTCGCGATGGTCATGGCCAGTTCGCTGCGGGTGAGCAGTTCGCCGAGACCGGCGATGCCGCCGGAGATCAGCAGCGCGTCGGACAGTGCACAGGTCAGTACGACCGGCAGGACGTGTTCCCGGCGCAGGCCCTGGCGGAGTACGAACGCGTTTTGGGCGCCGATCGCGACGATCAGGGTCAACGACGTGGCGAAACCGGCGAGCAAGGGCATGTCATCGACCGTAGACAGCCGCAGCGGTTCAAGCCAGCTAAAGATTCTGACGGTGCATTAGGATTACTTCATCATGCAGTTCGACTCCGTGCAGCTCGAGACGTTCGTCGCGGTTCTCGACGAGGGCAGTTTCGACGCGGCCGCGCGGCGGTTGCGGGTGACGCCGTCGGCGGTCAGTCAGCGGATCAAGGCGCTGGAGAGCCGCCTCGGGCAGGTGGTCGTGATGCGCGGCAAGCCGGCCCGGGCGACCGCGGCGGGTGCGGCGCTGCTCCGGCTGGCGCGGCAGGTGGCACTGCTCGAGGTCGAGGCGATCGCCGCCGTACGCGGCACGGTCGACGCGCTGCGCATCCCGATCGCGGTGAATGCCGACTCGCTGAACAACTGGTTCCTGCCCGCGATGGCTGACCTGTCGCGTACCCACAACGCGCGGTTCTTGGTGCATCAGGAGGACGAGGAGCACTCCGCGGAGTACCTGCGCAACGGCACGGTGCTCGCTGCTGTCACCGCGGATCCACGTCCGGTACAGGGTTGTCGCGTCGTACGCCTCGGCTGGATGCGCTACCTGCCGCTCGCCACGCCCGAGTACGCCGAGCGCTGGCTGACCGGGAAATCGTTGCCGGAGGCACTTGCCGAGGCGCCGATGGTGGTGTTCAACGAGAAGGACGTCCTGCAGCATCGTCTGCTCCGCAAGGTGACCCGGCGCAAACTCGACCCGCCGGCACACGCGATCCCGGCGTCCGCGCCGTTCCACGAGGCGGTCCGGATCGGGCTCGGCTGGGGCATGATCGAAGACCAGGTGGCCGACACCGAAATCGCCGCCGGCCGCCTGGTAGAGGTTGCCCCCGGCAAGCACATCGACGTACCGCTGTACTGGCAGCACTGGAAGCTCGAGTCCGGCATTCTCGACGCCCTCACGGCAGCGGTACTGCGCGCCGCGGCCGCCGGTCTTCGTACGTCCTGAGCTCGATCGCGTGACATGTCCCGAATCATGTTCCGCGACGGCAGGTACGGCATCAGCCGAAAGGTCAGATCACGCACCTTGATGAACCATTTGCTCGCCGGGACGAACCATTTCGCCCCGGCGACCGCCAGGCTCGTACCCATCCCCGACAGCGGTGAGGCGCAGTATCCGGCGTCACCGACCAGCGCGACCCGGCCGCGGGAGTAGCTGTCGAGCTCGACCTGGCTGACCGAGTCGAAGTAGAAGTCCGGCGCGGTACGCAGTCCGTCGAGCAGCGTCGGTACCTCCCAGCCGATGCCCGCGAAGCGAAGTAGAACAACGCCTTTGCCTCGGTGTTGTTCCGGGCGCTGTAGATGCCGACGGTCTTGCCGGGGACGTTCAGGATCTGACCGGTGTGGTCCAGGCCGAGATGGTTGTCCACCGTGCAGATCGACGCGTAGTACCCGAGGTCGCGCACGTACGACGACTCCGGTCCGAACGCCAGGCGGCGTACGTTCGAGTGCAACCCGTCCGCGCCGATGACCAGGTCGAACCGCCGGGTGACACCGCCGGCGAACACCACGTCGACACCTGAATCGTCTTGGCTCAGCTCGGCGATCGAATCATCGAAGATGTACTCCGTCGTGCCGGCGGTGCGCTCGGACAGGATGTCGACGAGATCGCCACGGAGGATCTCCAGCTCGCCGCTGAACGCCTCGGTCGACGTGGTCGCGGCGAGCCTGCCGAGGTCAGCGGCGCGGCCGGCCCGAACGAAGCCGCCGGCGTGCCGCGCGATGCGGATGCCGCGGTGGCGTACGCGACGGCGGACCCAGGCAGTGCGACGGCGGGGGGGGGGTGCGCGGGAGCGGTTCGTCGCGGCTTGGGGGCAGGTTGCGGGGAGTCTGGAGAATCCGCGGTTGCGGGCCTTGTGGGCGGCGCAGTTCGAGGTGCTCAGTTTGGGGGCGACCATGCCGGAGCTGGTGTCCGACCTGTCGAAGATGCGGTTCGAGGCGCGCGAAGGGCTTGCTCAGCTGTTCGGTGGCGTCGGCCCGGCGGCTGATCCGGAGCAGGTCGAGGAGATCGGCACGTTGCTACAGGCCATCCTGCTCGGCGTGGTCGCGCTCAACATGTTCGATCCGGGGAGCGCGCCCACCGGCGATCAGCTCGCCCGTTCTCTTCGTACGCTGGCCGACCGGGTCAGTCCCAGCGCATAGCCATCGGGTTGTCGGGCGGGATCAGGCCGGCCGACATCAGTACGGCGCTGAGTGGGCTGACCAGGTCGTGCAACTCGGCCGTCAGGTCGTCGCCGAGGGCGCGCCATCCTTGGTCGGCCAGCGCGTCGGTCGTGTCTTCGACTTGCCGGCGTACGGTGCGTCCGGCGTCGGTGAGTGCGCCGGCGGCGTCGAGCAGTCCACGCGTACGCAGATCGTCCTCGGCGGCCGCCCACTCTTCGTCGCTCCAGCGGCGGTTGAGCTGGAGAATCTCCTTCGCCGGACCGCCTGCCGCGGAGATTGTCACCAGCGCCTGGCAGGGAGTGAGCTCCGCGGCGACCAGCGCGGCGACATGGCCGTCGCCGCGTGACTCGCGCAGGATCGTGGTCGCCTGCCAAAGGACCAGATGCGGCTCGGTCGGCCAGTCCAGCGCGCTGTTCGCCGCCGCCAACGGCCGCCCGGCAACCGGCGCCACCTCCGCCGCCCGCCGAGCCACCTCCGCGGCCCGCCCCAACCGCCCGCTGCCGAACCCGCCCTCAGCGAACAGCCGGTGGATCGCGGCGTCCACGGCGGTTAGGCGTACATCGAGCAACTGCTCCGGCGTGGCGTAACCCCAAGCGTCCGGAATCGACCGCCTGACCATCGCCGGATGGAAGTTGTAGAACACCGCCGCGACCAGCTCCGGACCGACCGCCCCGAGCGGCGCCGCGCGGCACCCGAAGTAGCTCATCCAGCCGCCTTTGAGACCGGCGGCGTCGGTCGCCTGCCGCGTCTCCGGCGCGAAGTACGTGATCGCGTGGTACGGCTCGAGGGTCTTCCACATCCGGCGCGCGCGGTTGTCGGTCATCCGGCCCTCCCAGCGAGGATCAGCTCTGCAACGGACGGTACATCACGTGCAATCCGACGTACCCGAGCTTGGCGTGGTCGAACGTCTCCGGCACCGTGCCGATGATCC
The genomic region above belongs to Kribbella solani and contains:
- a CDS encoding SDR family oxidoreductase — encoded protein: MQSLAGKVALVAGATRAAGRGIAVELGAAGATVYVTGRTTRDRQSEMGRPETIEDTAELVDQAGGRGIAVPVDHLDPEQVRGLVERIEREQGALHILVNDIWGQSSEPEWDKPVWESDLESGLRLLQLGVNTHAITSHFALPLLIKTPGGLVVEMTDGTNEYNAENYRVSFFYDVAKGAVSRMAYALAHELDKYDGTAVLLTPGWLRSEAMLEGFGVREENWRDATEKIPHFAISESPSYVGRAVAALAGDPDVRRWNGKSTSSGELARRYGFTDLDGSRPDAWRYIVDVQDPGKPADTTGYR
- a CDS encoding MBL fold metallo-hydrolase, which codes for MVDGSGVTLVDAGVGPVGGEAAEWLGVSGRLPRLLAQVGVEVTDVDAVVLTHVHLDHVGWASDGVRPTFPRAEYVVQRAELEHVRGGPTYLSRIRPIEDAGQLRVVDGETRLRGMRLLPTPGHTPGHQAVVTERAVLAGDAFVHPAQARWPELSYVYERDPAVAATSRRELLALAAATGVPIAAAHPHPTLKVQPETTHRADGWRIEAGVSGGDGREVCPPYRVQR
- a CDS encoding LysR family transcriptional regulator ArgP, whose product is MQFDSVQLETFVAVLDEGSFDAAARRLRVTPSAVSQRIKALESRLGQVVVMRGKPARATAAGAALLRLARQVALLEVEAIAAVRGTVDALRIPIAVNADSLNNWFLPAMADLSRTHNARFLVHQEDEEHSAEYLRNGTVLAAVTADPRPVQGCRVVRLGWMRYLPLATPEYAERWLTGKSLPEALAEAPMVVFNEKDVLQHRLLRKVTRRKLDPPAHAIPASAPFHEAVRIGLGWGMIEDQVADTEIAAGRLVEVAPGKHIDVPLYWQHWKLESGILDALTAAVLRAAAAGLRTS
- a CDS encoding SCO6745 family protein; its protein translation is MTDNRARRMWKTLEPYHAITYFAPETRQATDAAGLKGGWMSYFGCRAAPLGAVGPELVAAVFYNFHPAMVRRSIPDAWGYATPEQLLDVRLTAVDAAIHRLFAEGGFGSGRLGRAAEVARRAAEVAPVAGRPLAAANSALDWPTEPHLVLWQATTILRESRGDGHVAALVAAELTPCQALVTISAAGGPAKEILQLNRRWSDEEWAAAEDDLRTRGLLDAAGALTDAGRTVRRQVEDTTDALADQGWRALGDDLTAELHDLVSPLSAVLMSAGLIPPDNPMAMRWD
- a CDS encoding MFS transporter, whose protein sequence is MYQLLFHHHGLSAAQISTLFVIWSATGFVLEVPSGAWADTYSRRKLLILGALLSGLGYAAWITIPSFTGFALGFVLWGTSSALISGTYEAFAYDELAARDRTEHFPTLLSRARSAGFVMNLSATLLAAPLFDLGGYVLAGVVSVVSCLAQAAVAWSLPETRPVENAREAAEPGVKAAFGNYLHMLRAGVSEVASTGLVRRAVLLVALLGGFLAFDEYFPLLASDTGASTGTIPLLIAGTVAAQAIGGALAGPAYKLPAAMFSAGLVLTAVLIASGALSLSAWGFLPIALGYGLMQLVIVVSEARLQGAITGPARATVTSVSGLFAEVSAIAVYAGFAVGSLWYSMAILVAALTIPVLLSAFVVPLALPAPRGSAEMSDASG
- a CDS encoding TetR/AcrR family transcriptional regulator codes for the protein MVNPGKRSGRPRAGEERLSREAILTAALRIVDDEGIDALTMRRLAATLQVNPMSLYHHLPNKSAVLAGLAELVFADLTPAEAAVSAEAAVPAEAAVMSWQEQLKESARAYRNGLRAHPNLALQVLADTSAVSGVVVATMEPFYRALDQAGLSPREIFEAANTLIDFIHGFSLGEASVRAETFELAPDLIARVNELPPGKAPTLTRIVGELGETGLAYDFDSGFESGLATVTAGIAARQR
- a CDS encoding GNAT family N-acetyltransferase, whose translation is MKYVVRFPVDDRELSALHAAAFGTSPEVDPWRERLERWALTWVGAFSNDQLVGFVQVCWDGGAHAFVLDTSVHPDHERQGIGKQLVLTAAEESRAAGCEWLHVDFDPHLTAFYFDACGFRPTDAGLIRLR
- a CDS encoding LysE/ArgO family amino acid transporter, yielding MPLLAGFATSLTLIVAIGAQNAFVLRQGLRREHVLPVVLTCALSDALLISGGIAGLGELLTRSELAMTIAKFGGATFLYAYAIVAAKRAFHPSAIAPSDHAPAALGTVVLTCLGFTYLNPHVYLDTVVLLGSLANQRGSDGRWLYGLGAVTASFTWFFALGFLSRNLSPFFARTRSWQILDTTIALLMTTLATWMLLP